ATGGTTCGACGCAACGATATACACGATCGCGTAGATGCACACGAACACGACGCCTCCAAGGTCGCTGCCCGTCATCGACATACCAGCAACCCAGAAGAAGGGCATCAGGAACATGAAGAGAAACCAGCGAAAGCATCCGGTGCTGACGACACCCATGAACGCAAAGAAAGACGGGATGATCATGAATACCAGTCCGAACCAGAATGGCGGTCTGTCCCCTGCCGATTCCGATGGCTCGTACGACCCGTCGATCGCAGACAGAATAGCGGCGATTCCGGACCTTACTCCAGCGTCATAATCCTCCCTGCGCAGGTGCGGACGAATCTCGTTGCGAAGTATCCGACTTGCTGTCACATCCGGTAGCACGCCTTCCAAACCGTATCCTACTTCGATACGCATCTCCCGATCGTTGATCGCAAGGAGCAGCAGTACTCCATTGTCGTTCTCAGCTGTACCAAGTTGCCAGGTACGGGCCACAGCCAGAGCGTACTCCTCTACCGAGTACCCGCCGAGCGACGGGACAATGAGCACGGCAACCTGGTTGCCCGTCTGACTCTCCTGATCACGCAGAAGCCCCGTGATTTCCTGCTCGATCTCCGGCCGCAGGACACCGGCCGTGTCGACGACCCGCCCGGACAATGGCGGGACCACGGGCTGAGCGTAGATCGGCCCGGTGAGGAATGACCCTGTGAGCGCCAGCAGCGCTACAACGCCGATCACGCGAGCCCGCTGACTCCCGAGACTACTCATCCGAACCGAATCGTAAACGATTCGAGAGTTCGTCGGTATCGTCCGGACGGATATCAACACCGTGAGAATTCAGAAGGGCGCCGCATTTTCCGATCGCGTCGACGATGCCCTCGGCAATGCGTCCGCTGGCAATGCCGTTCTGCACTGTCTGAACGACGTCGACCCAGTCGTCCGTCGATACCGCCCTGTTTATTCCCTCGTCACCAAGGACCTCAATCCGGTGCTCAAAAAGAGAGATGAACAGCAGAATGCCTGTGCGGTCTTGCGTCTTGAATACCTCCTCTTCGACAAAGGCCCGCATCGCACGATGATGGACAGTGCGGGCAAGACGTGATGGACCGGCGAAGTAGCGCCTGAGCGCCGGTATCGTGGCCACCATTAGTGCGCCAACCGCCGCACCGGCCAACATGACGAGCGCCGGACCCCACGGCGAGTGCAACCAGGCGAAACCCCATCCCTCGTAGAACTGCAGGAACACCAGACTCGCAGTCAGCAACGCAACGGCCAGCAGACCGGCTCCCCTCCAGATAGCTACCTCATATCCGCCGCAACGATCAACGACGTACGGTACGATTTCACCGGAGGTCTGCTGCTCTGCAGCTCCCACTGCCTTGCGAATCTGCTCAAGCTCCGACTCTGAGAAAGAGATGTTCATGACGGAATCCAGGGGTGAGTCAGAATATACGGAACGTCATCGGATGCCAGTCGACGCCGGGCGGCACCCATCATCGGAGGTCGTGGTCGGGCGGACATCTTCCATGCGAGCAGACTGCAATGCGGTACGGTCGGAAGACCTCTCGTCCTGATCACCGCGCGGCTGTCTACGGCGCGCTAAGGACTGACCTGACGCAGCGCTTCGAGTGCAGACTCCGCTCGCTGATAGATAGGATTAGCGGGATCGCCCACGACTCTCTTCACCGTATTGAACTGACTGATCGCTTCTTCGAACCGGTTGATGCGAAGCAACATGATCCCACGGTTGAAATTCGCCTGTACGTGAAGCGAGTCTTGCTCGAGGACCATGTTGGTCTGAGCAATGGCCTGAACCGAGTTCTCCGGATCAAACATATAGGCGATCGCCATATCTGTCCGTACGTCGAGGTTGTCGGGGTTGATCTGCAGCGCTTCTTGATACGCAGCGATCGCGCGTTGTGCGAACCCAGCCTTCGCCTCGTCTCCAACGCTCTCCATCCAGTCGTAGTACAGATTGCCGGTCCGGACCCAGTCGGATTCGGCGCCGGTCACGGCAGCGATCTCCTCTTGAACCTCTCCAGCGAGATCCCACCGACCATGGGAAATCAGGAAGTCGGCCAGCTCTCGTCTCTTCAACGTCTTGGCCTCCCCCGTAAGCGTGTCAATCTGATCCCGAAGGGACTGTACGGTTCCCTGAACCTCGGGGGGGAGCGGCCCGAGCACGAGGGGTGACGCCGACGGTCCCGACGGTGGTGGCACGGACCCGTCCTGATCCCTGCTCACAACGGTAATGACGAACAGAGCGATGATGAGAATCACAGCCGCCCCGACCACGAGCAGCACCTGCCGCCCCAGTTCCTTGTCGGTTGCCGCGCGCTTCGCCAACGGTTTATCGGGAGTCGGGATCGATTTCGAAACAGGTGCCACCGACTCTGCCGGGGTTGTCGCGTCACCGGCGGAATCGGTCATCCCGATCTTCCGTCCGCACGACCCGCAAAACCTGGAACCGACAGGGTAAGATGCTCCACAGCTCGTACAGAATCCGCCCCTCTCGAGGGAATCCGACGACGACTCCTCAGGGTCGTGTTGCTCCAGCTCCTCCATCGCTGAAAGCGACGCCAAATCATCGATAAACTCGGCGCCATCAGCTTCCGCTTCGACGAACTCGCCGCTCAGTGATGATCCACACAGGTCACACACCTGCGCCGAGGTTTTCTGCTTCGCTCCGCAATGGAGGCAAACATTCCGCTCCTTTGACATCGAGACCCCTTTACCGGGATTAGGTAGACTATTCAATATCCTGTGGGTCGAGTCGTGACTCAACGGCGTCGCGAAATTCTTGCGACGCCTTGAAGACGGGGAGAACCCTCTCACTCACACGAACCTCCTGGTTCGTCCGCGGATTGCGCGCTGTCCGAGCGGCCCGCTTCTGGGCCTTGAACGTTCCGAATCCTCTCAAATAGACAGACTCACCCTCAGTAAGAGCAGACTTAACAATAGTCATGAAGCCGTTAATCACAGCTTCAGTCTCTGTCTTGGTGAGGCCGGTTCCGTCTGCAATTCGATCAACAATGTCAGCCTTAGTCACGTTTCGACTCCACTTTTGTTTTTGTCAGATACGATTAACTAGTTGTCAAACACACTCGACTTCGTACGCCTCCGGGATCGGCGATCATAATGGGATTCCTCGACTGAAACTATCCTGCACAATTGGGTGACTGACAGGGTAGCCGCAGGTGGGTCATTGAGCGCTTCTGGACAATATGCGGGGCGTCGTGATCGAGAACGTTCAGTACCTAGACGTCGGCCGCCTGTTCCGCCTTTTCGACCGGCTCACCAAACAAATCTGCACGCGGCTCGGTCGGCTTGCATCTGGAGAATTGATTCGGGCCCACAGACTTATGAGAAGGGATGGATTCCAGGGCCGCCACAATGTCCTGACTCACCGAATATGTACACGCTGTCGCCGGGCACAGTCCCCACGGCTTCCGCCACAGTCGCTGACCCCGACCCGTGTTCACCACGCGAAGACGCGTATTCCGGGGCTGGCCCGGCAAGTCTCCGAGGATTCGACCGCTGATGACGTGTACGACGCCGGGCCGGGCGGCGGCCCGTCGGAATCGAAATGGCGATTTGCCCGGCGGAACATGTTCGTCGGCGACAGGTGGAGAAGAACAACATGAAACGTTAATCGGCACGACACCACGCCTGATCCCAGTACCGGTCGTATGTTGTTAAACATCAACAGAGTAGCAACAATAGCATTCCTGTTCTTCCTGGTCGGTTCGTGCACCCAACCCGACCCGGCAAGGCAGATTCTGGATCGGGCCTTCGTGGCCCACGGCGCCGATAGTCTCGAAAATGC
The sequence above is drawn from the Rhodothermales bacterium genome and encodes:
- a CDS encoding TPM domain-containing protein, whose amino-acid sequence is MSSLGSQRARVIGVVALLALTGSFLTGPIYAQPVVPPLSGRVVDTAGVLRPEIEQEITGLLRDQESQTGNQVAVLIVPSLGGYSVEEYALAVARTWQLGTAENDNGVLLLLAINDREMRIEVGYGLEGVLPDVTASRILRNEIRPHLRREDYDAGVRSGIAAILSAIDGSYEPSESAGDRPPFWFGLVFMIIPSFFAFMGVVSTGCFRWFLFMFLMPFFWVAGMSMTGSDLGGVVFVCIYAIVYIVASNHPKVKELRKTMKEKGSVRVGPMVIGGGGSSGSFGGFSGGGGFSGGGGSFGGGGSSGSW
- a CDS encoding integration host factor subunit beta, yielding MTKADIVDRIADGTGLTKTETEAVINGFMTIVKSALTEGESVYLRGFGTFKAQKRAARTARNPRTNQEVRVSERVLPVFKASQEFRDAVESRLDPQDIE